In one Pseudomonas sp. SG20056 genomic region, the following are encoded:
- the aguA gene encoding agmatine deiminase gives MTTLTTTPRADGFRMPAEWESHSQTWMVWPERPDNWRLGGKPAQAAFTAVARAIAEFEPVTVCVSAGQYENACERLAHGNIRVVEITTDDAWVRDTGPTFVTNNSGEVRGVDWAFNAWGGLNGGLYANWVRDDQVARKILQIEGCARYRTDELILEGGSIHVDGEGTLITTEECLLNPNRNPHLNREQIEQYLADHLAIDSVIWLPDGLFNDETDGHVDNFCCYVRPGEVLLAWTDDVNDPNYPRCQAAMRVLESARDAKGRQLIVHKMPIPGPLYASDEECAGVDLVAGTQERDPSIRLAGSYVNFLIVNGGIIAPKFDDPKDAEAEAILRRLFPEHRVVMVPGREILLGGGNIHCITQQQPAPRKTD, from the coding sequence ATGACAACCCTGACAACTACCCCACGCGCCGACGGCTTCCGCATGCCCGCCGAGTGGGAAAGCCACAGCCAAACCTGGATGGTCTGGCCTGAACGCCCGGACAATTGGCGCCTCGGCGGCAAGCCTGCGCAAGCCGCGTTCACTGCAGTGGCCAGGGCAATTGCCGAATTTGAACCAGTGACTGTGTGCGTGTCCGCCGGCCAGTATGAGAATGCCTGCGAACGCCTGGCCCACGGAAATATCCGTGTGGTGGAAATCACCACCGACGACGCCTGGGTGCGCGACACCGGACCGACCTTCGTCACCAACAACAGCGGCGAAGTGCGCGGTGTGGACTGGGCGTTCAACGCCTGGGGCGGGCTAAATGGTGGCCTTTATGCCAACTGGGTACGTGACGATCAGGTAGCCCGCAAGATTCTGCAGATCGAAGGCTGCGCGCGTTATCGCACCGATGAGCTGATCCTCGAAGGTGGCTCAATCCATGTCGACGGCGAAGGCACCCTGATCACCACCGAGGAATGCCTGCTCAACCCCAACCGCAACCCGCACCTGAACCGTGAGCAGATCGAGCAATACCTGGCCGATCACCTGGCAATCGACAGCGTGATCTGGCTTCCAGACGGCCTGTTCAACGACGAGACCGACGGCCACGTCGACAACTTCTGCTGCTACGTGCGCCCTGGCGAAGTGCTGCTGGCCTGGACCGATGACGTCAACGACCCCAACTACCCACGTTGCCAGGCCGCCATGCGCGTGCTGGAAAGCGCTCGTGATGCCAAGGGCCGTCAGCTGATCGTGCACAAGATGCCGATTCCCGGCCCGCTGTATGCCAGCGATGAAGAGTGCGCCGGGGTTGATCTGGTGGCTGGCACTCAGGAGCGTGATCCGTCGATCCGCCTGGCTGGCTCCTACGTCAACTTCCTGATCGTCAACGGCGGCATCATCGCGCCCAAGTTCGACGACCCCAAGGATGCTGAGGCCGAAGCCATCCTGCGTCGCCTGTTCCCCGAGCACCGCGTGGTGATGGTCCCGGGGCGGGAGATTCTGCTGGGTGGCGGCAATATCCACTGCATCACCCAGCAGCAGCCTGCGCCAAGAAAAACCGATTAA